gcagagaaggagctctgacagcagcagcagaggtcaGAGAGTAAGGATGAAAGAGGGGGCCATGGGCAAAGGAGTGCaagtggcctctagaagctgggaaaggcaaagaaatgggttttcccctagagcctccagaaggagtgcagtcctgccaacaccttgatatTTTTTATCCCAGTGAAACccattttggatttctgacctccagaactattaatatatttgtatCGTTTTATGACATGGACTTTGTCATCATTTGTTACAGTGGTAATGGGAAAGAAACACAGGGTGAGGGAGTGAGTCACGCAGACATATCGGGGAGGGAGTTCCATATGCGGGGTTCAGCAAGTGCCAGGTCCCCGAGGCAGGATATGCCTGGCACGGCACGGCAGGAGTGAACTGAACAAGGGAAGAATAGTAATAGTTCGCGTCAGAGAGGATGGAGGAGCCTGAATGATGTAGTTAGAAGCCGTTGCAAGAGATGGGGGCCCTCAGAAGGTTGTGAGCAGGTTGCTCCCCGGGATCTGACTTAGGATGTAAAGGGAACATCCACATGCCTTGAAGTAGGAACCAGGTGACCCCTGGGCTGATTACTGCAGTCACCCAGGGGAGGGGCAGCCTTGCTTGTTCCAGAGAGGTAAGTATGGGAGGAACTATACGAGACTGATATTAGTCATCACCAATCTTTTCacaaagttctttctcttttccattaaAGATCATAGTGATCAGATATTACCAACCCGGTTGCTCAGTTCAGCCCCCTGCTTGTGaggtttctaattttttgtttaaaatatctcCACAATGAATCCAGAGACAGACAGGTTTGTTTGTCCAAGGCCAAATTTTTAAGACGCGACCTGGTCTCTCCTTCCCAAGATGGGTTGATCTGGCCCATCTTTCATGAAGAAGATAGTTAACAGCCGTAACACCCAAGGAGAACATCACAGCTTCTCCTTTCTGAGTAGGAACATTGACCGGATTCATCTCTTttcaaatatgaatattttaaaatagcatgcaTGTATAATTGTCATGACCACAAGTGAGATTTGTATGTTTTAGATTATCAGCAagctgaaaacaaacaaaaattctaagTTCTCCTGAAGAATTCTCAGACTCATGAGAATACCCCAAATTGAGGAATATTATTCTAGCATATTAACTACAATTTACACAATTTGGTTTGGAGGATGTCCTATTAGATAGATGACATAGAGTTCTGTGTAGCTGTTATATGCAAGTTGGATGGGTACGTGAGTCACAATCTCTGTATTACGCCATTCCTTCACCAATGAAATCATTTTGGTTTACATTACCCCTTTCAAGAATGTAAACTCTATACATGTCAGAATTTCGTATCGTAAAGGTGTGCCTCTGTGGCTAGATCCGATTCTGGAACTGTCATTGATATGACAATCCTTCACACTCTCTTGATTGGGGTGAGAGTGGATTCTTGAACCCTGTGCTACCTAGCAGTGCAAGGGTTTACTGAACGTCTTTTTATTCACTCCTTAACCTTCTGGAAGACTTAGAGTACATAATgcattttgatttccttttttctcccctctATCTATTTTTGCCTGAGGCTATAGTTCCAGGATTAATACTAATGAAGACCTTTCTGGAAGTGCAAGAGAGCCTCAGTGATTTAACTACTGATTTCTCAGTCTGGTCGTACTTCAGCAAAATAACTATAGTCAGTCAGAAAGTTGAAATTTTCCAAAAGGAATCTTGATGAGAAACAAAGGGGAACTGTTAATAGAGCAAGGCGGGTTCTGCAGAGCCCTGATTTGGGGCCCTGGCATGGCTAAAGTCCAGCCTCAGAATGACCCAGTTGGTTGTTTTCAAGCAAACTTTCCTTCCCCACTTCTTCCTGCCCGCAGCGCATGCTAACCAGTGTGGCTACCGAACGTTTGAGATGTGTCTCACGTGACTGAGAGACCGAGCTCTTAATTCGATTTAATTTTGATCATTTAAATTCAGCCAACTGCAGCCAGTGGCTACTCCACTGGACAGTGCAGTTACAGAACAGAAACTgaaggaaattttacttttaaaagctaAGTCTGtgttattgtttaaaaaatgcaCACTTAGATTATTCTCCAGTCTTCGGTATTTCTCCATATAAAACTGTTTTTTCAAACCTTTGGTTTCTTGATCACCTTGTAACACCAGACCAATGTACATTTATTTCCATCTGCAAttgtttattgcatttttttgaattaaagtcatttaatttttcatCAACAGAATCAGCAGAATCTGCCAAAGTAGGAGGAATAATTACTGTGTTTTTGATAGTGTTGGTCTTGATAAGCACCATAGTGACACTGAAATGGATTGGTTATATATGCTTAAGAAACAGCCTCCCCAAAGTCTTggtaggtagtttttttttgttttttgttttttgtttctacctttgttttttattttaacttaagaatttgtatttatataaatattttcacagaagaaaatctcattttctataAAAACCAAAATGCTTTCTCACTCTGAGTTCTTTTCCatccctataaatatatattttgcagtTGTAAGTGTATCTgtgcattttatgttttctttctttctttctttctttcttttttttgagacagagtctcactctgtcacccaggctggagtaccgtggcgtggtctcagctcactgtaactgcctcccgggctcaagcaatcctcatgcctcagcctttcaagtagctgggactacaggcatgcgctaccatacctggctaatttttgcatttttagtagagacagggttttgctatgttggccaggctgatcttgaactcctgacttcaagtgatccacccgccttggcctcccaaagttttgggattacaggtgtgagccaccgtgcccagcaatgtttttttgtttgtgtgtttttgtttgttttatacttCATCACCTATAATTTATAATGACCAGGtagaatttcattattattaacatACCATTTTTCATTTAACCGTTTCTCAGCTATAGGgcatttggatttctttttctttcccttttctttctttctttggtcatgatgaatagtacaataaacatttttatatggaTCGTCTTTTTATTTTGGATTACGTCAGTGGAACATATACACAAAGTGGATTTATCCtatgaaaagatttaaaaagggctgggcacggttgggaggccgaggcaggcggatcacttgagcccaggagttcaagaccagcctgggcaatatagggaaacctcttcttagagaaaataaaaataaattagccaggcgtggtggcacatgcctgtggtctcagctactcaggaggatgtggtgagaggattgcttgagcccaggaggtggaggctgcagtgaactgtgatcacaccactgcactccagcctcagtgacagagtgagaccctagttctaaaaatatataaataacttaaaaatataaagaagcagCCAAAGGAGAGGAAGTTAAGAGGAGTCAGTCAGAGCAAAGTCTCTGAGGCCAGCAGCCTGCCTGGTTTGAAAGGCAGTTGCTCCCACTCACTAGTCATGAACCCTGAGCAAGTTTCCTAACCTCTGCgcctcattttctcatctataaagtgggcaTAAGAACAGTAagcctggccaggcgcagtggctcacgcctataaacccagcactttgggaggccgaggcaggtagatcacgaggtcgggagttcaagaccagccttgccaacatggtgaaaccccgtctctactaaaaatacaaaaattagccgggtgtagtggtgggcacctctaatcccatctactcaggaggctgaggcagagaattgcttgaacctgggaggtggtggttgcagtgagctgagattgtgccactgcactccagcctgggaaacacagcgagactccgtctcaaaaaaaaaaaaaaaaaaaaagaatagtaagtCTACTTCATAGAGCAATTGTGAGGGaaagtaaattatatataaagCACCAAGAGTCGTGCCCAGCAAATGGTGTAactgttagctgttattattgcTGTTATCATCATCGTCATCTGCATCATCGTTCAGTCAATCtcattaagtttattttttatttttttagaggcaaagtcttgctaagggctggagtgcagtggctattcacaggcgcGATCATAATGCACTacagtctgaaactcctgagctcaaacagtcGTTCTGCCtaagcttccccagtagctggaattacaagcgtgcaTCCCTGAGCCCCAGTGATTAAGTTTTATTGtgtaaaaaataaagagcaaacaGTCATAGCTGATACggactctctctttttttttctttttttaagaattttcatAACTTTTTAGCCTGCCCATTTCCTAACCTGCCACCGTTGGAAGCCATGGATATAGTGGAGGTCATTTACatcaacagaaagaagaaagtgtGGGATTATAATTATGATGATGAAAGTGACAGTGATACTGAGGCAGCACTCAGGACAAGTGGCGGTGGCTATACCATGCATGGACTGACTGTGAGGCCTCTGGGTCAGACCTCCGCCACCTCTACAGAAtcccagtttacagacccagactCCGAGGAGGAGCCTGACCTGCCTGAGGTTGATGTGGAGCTCCCCACGACGCCAAAGTGCAGCCCTCAGCGGTTGGAGCTCTTGAGTGCGCCCTGTGAGAGGAGAGAGAGTCCGCTCCAGGACCCCTTTCCCGAAGAGGACTACAGCTCCACTGAGGGGTCTGGGGGCAGAATTACCTTCAATGTGGATTTAAACTCTGTATTTTTGAGGGTTCTTGATGACGAGGACAGTGACGACTTAGAAGAAGCTCCTCTGATGGTATCATCTCATCCGGAAGAGATGGTTGACCCAGAAGATCCTGACAATGTGCAGTCAAGCCATTTGCTGGCCAGTGGGGAAGGGACACAGCCAACCTTTCCCAGCCCCTCTTCAGAGGGCCTGCAATCTGAAGATGCTCCATCTGATCAAAGTGACACTTCTGAGTCAGATGTTGACCTTGGGGATGGTTATATAATGAGATGACTCCAAAACTATTGAATGAACTTGGACAGACAAGCACCTATAGGGTTCTGTCTCCCTGCACCCTAACTTGCTGCCTTATCATCTGCAAGTGTTCTCCAAGGGAAGAGGTAGGGAACTGTAGGGTACTCCATTCTTCCAGGTGGCATCACCTATGCAGATTCCCAGTATGGGGACCATAGTATCATTGAGTGCATTGTTTACATATTCAAAGTGATGGACTTTGAAGGAAGCACGTGTGCACCTCCCCTTTACACTAATGCACTTAAGATGTTTCTGCATCATGTTTACCAGGGAGCAGGGTTCTCTGTGGTTTCAGAGGTGGTCCAGGACCCtatgatatttcttttcttttctctttttttttttttttttgagacagagtctcattctgtcacccaagctggagcgcaatggcgtgatctcggctcactgcaacatctgcctcccgggttcaagtgattctcctgcctcagcctccctcgcgagtagctggaactacaggcgcccaccaccacgcctggcaaattattgtatttttagtagagacgggatttcaccgtgttggccaggctgatctctaactcctgacctcaagtgatccaccctcctcagcctcgaaaagtgctgggattacaggggtgagccactgcgcccagctggccCTGTGATATTTCTGGGAAATAAATTGGGCCAGGGTGGGAGcagtgaaagaaaaggaaaatagtagCAAGAGCTGCAAAGCaggcaggaaaggaggaggagagccAGGGGAGCCCCTGGAGAGAAGGGGGGCCCTGCACAAGGAAACAGGGAAGAGCCATCGAAGTTTCAGTCAGTGAGCCGTGGGCATCTCACCTATGTCACATCCTGTCTCCTGCACTTGGAATTCCACCTTGTCCAGCCCTCCCCAGTTAAAGTGGGGAAAACAGACTCTAGGATCAGGCACATGACTAATACAGAAAGGAAACATGGCGTCGGGGAGAGGGATAAAAACCTGAGTGCCATATTTTAAGGTTAAAAAAGAGAGCAAAGGTGCTTCAGGGTCTTCAGGAGAAGATCTTGAACCTTCAAACCTTTCTCTTAGGCCCCTTCAAAAGGGGAAAACTAACAATTATACAAGTTATAGTTCAAGGACTTTAACCAGATTATTTATATGATTGTGCAAAAGAATAGGACTGTGAGGAGGGAACACCTTATTTAATACATACAAGTTTCAGAGACCCTATTTGACAATTTTCAGAGTGCTCTCTGTGCTGATTCCGAATCGAGTGTGTCAGCTGTGATTACAGTTCCTGTGAATCTAGGCCAGGTTAGGGGGGTgcgggtgggggaagggaagccTGACTGGGAGCAatctacctgtaatcccagcactttgggaggcctaagcaggcgtattgcttgagaccaggaattcgagaccagcctgagcaacatggcaaatctGTCTCTACcgaacaaaattacaaaaattaactgggcgtagtagcatgtgcctgttgtcccagctacttgggaggctgaggagggagaatggcttgagcccaggaggtagaggttgcagtgagccaagatcgcgccactgcactccagcctaggtggcagagccagaccctgtcatTAAAAAGGGGGTTGGGGGGAAAGGTTCTAGAATGTCATGTGGCAACCAGTTTAAAGGACTGGGACTCAAGGATCCACCACCCACAGTTGCCCTGTGTGACCCTAGGCATTtgacttagcctctctgagcctcaggttttttgtttctgaaacaAAAGGATTGGACTAGGTAATCTCCAGGATCCTATGAACCCaggagaaagatgagaaaatgtaTAAGAATAAACACTCAGGTGGAAAGGCTGCAACCCTGAGAAACTCCCAGGTTGAATGAAAGGCACAGGACCCTCTTACCCCTtacctctccccaccccccaagaGCCGGTTTCTCAAACCTTTCTCTTAGGCCCCTTCAAAAGgggaaaactaaaaattatacaAGTCATAGTTCAAGGACTTTAACTAGATTATTTATATGATTGCGCAAAAGGATAGGACTGTGAGGAGGGAACACCTTATTTAATCTAATGAAATTCCATAGGAAAGCGACCTTTTGTATGTGTAATCAATTTCTGTGCCTTCTCAATGCATCTGTCATATTCTGAAAGATTTCCGGGTTGATCTTTTGGGATAAGTTCTATGgctgtttgtgagtgtgtgtgtgtgtgtgtgtgtgtgtgtatttttaattttgtataatgGTTGGAGGTTGGTAAAAAGTAATACAACAATACTTTTTAATACAAACTTGGTGTGGTCTTGAGTTGTTTTCCACTGGAGAGTGTATGTGTGCCACAGATTGGTGCACCTGCTGGCATCTCTAGAATTGCACCAATTCCCTCTAGCTCTTCCTGGTGGCCTGCAGGGGCCTAGGGCGCATTCACTTCCCTTGGCTTGACTTTACGTGGTGTCCTAGCGTCAGACATCAGGCGATGCTGTAGATTACCCAAGACATTGGACAGCTCTGGATTTTCCCATCTCACCACTCATCAagttaaaaagaggaaattaacGTTTTCTCAGTAGTCCCTGAAAGAAACTAGTTATTTGCGTAAAAATGACTGGGCTTTGTGTTGTTTATCCCTGGAGAGGAGAAGGGTAAAGAAGACCCTCAAACTGGATTTGCTGATGGAATGCTTTTAACTCACCTATGCGGAGAGAGGACTTTAAGAGAGGGCGTGCCGGTGCTCCGGACAAAACCTGGGGAATACTGaaagccaccaccaccaccgtcaTTCCAGCATCCAGATCTCAGTCCTGGGTTGGTGTTGTAGGGTATTTATTTCACTTGACGGCGACTTTCAAAGTTTGCGAGGCTCCCTTCCTCTTGCTCGTGTGCACCTGCCAAGCCGGTGCCCCGCGCTTCGCGGGCGGACCCGGGCTGGTGGGCGGGGCCTGCAGCGGGGTAGGAGCCCGATCGCCCGGCCCCTCCCCGCCcggcccctccccgccccgctCCGCTGATTCCCGGAAGCGACCGCGTACGAGCGCTCTCAGGCGCTGGCGGGGGTCGTGTGCCTGGAGGAAGCCGAGGCACCCCCGGCGCCCGTCCATGGCGCGGAGCCTCGGGAGCTGGCTGGGCGGCTGTCTGCTGGTGTCAGGTGAGGGGTCCGCGGGGAGGGGGCGCGCTTGGGAACCGGGAGGCCCCGCGAGATGCCACCCGTAATCCCATCCCTGGGCACCATGAAAGTGACTTAAGTGCCCGGTCGGGCCATCGGGACCTCGGGACAGAAGATGCAAACGCCACGGCCGGCTGCTGAGACACAGCTAGGCTGCTGCTGCCGGAGATCTGTAACAGGAGGAAGCCCCGTCCGCACCCGGATTACAGACCGTCTGGGCCCTAAACTCAGGGGGAGACTCCCGGCGTCTTTTAACTCGCAGTCCTCCTGCAGCTCTCTGCTGGCGGGCGTCTAAGTAAAGTAGCTTCCCCGAAAGACCCAGGATCCCACCGTGGCTGTCATCTGGCCCTTCTGGAGACCATCAGTTCAAGTGGAGGCCCCCACCAGCCCCCGATGCTCTGACAGCCCTCCCCGACCCcaagtctgcccacctcagtgcCAGCCCTCCCTACAGATGTGCCTCCCATCACCCGCTGCACCTCCCCTCCTTCCGGTTCAGGCCTGAGCACCCTGAAATCTGGATTCTGCCCCCCAGAGCCCCCCATGGCTTCTAAACCTAAATCCATTGAAACCTTTTCTGTCCTCTAAATTGACTGCCTAGGTTCCAATAACACGATGGTCACCTCCCTCCTTTCTCATGAACTCTTCCCTGGCCTTCCGGGATACTCCTCCGGTTTCCCGCCTACCCGTCAGGCTGTCTCTGCTTGGGACCCTCCTGCTCTGTCGGGTGTCTATGCAACTGATTGTGAAGCCCAAggcctcttctctccttccccccGGCACTGTTCCTTTGGGGGATTTCAGCCAAACCTTGGCATTAAACCCGGGCTATAGGCCCATGACTCGCACATTTATATCTCTCTTGGTATCCGTTGGGTGATGGGTGGTGGTTTATTATAGTCTTCTACTTTTCTACTTGCGTGtagatttcaaattttcttttcttttcttttctttcttttttttctttctttctttttttttttttttttttttcgagacagagttttgctctgtcacccaggctggagtgcaatggcttgatctcggctcaccaccacctccgcctcccgggttcaagcgattctcctccctcagcctcccgagtagctggaattacaggtgtgcgccactatgcctggctaatttttgtatttttagtagagatggggtttcaccatgttggccaagctggtcttaaactcctgacctcaggtgattcacccgcctcggcctcccaaagagctgatgtcaggcacgagccactgtgcctggccaggttcCAAATTCTCTATGAAAaggtttgaaaataatttctgtctCTAGCCCAAATCTGTTCTTGGTGTGACCTCTGGGCTCATTCATCTGACTGTCTCCCTGACATTCCTACTTCAGCGTCTCTCCAGCATCTCCAACCTAATGCAGCTCAAATGGGACTCGTCAGTTCCCCAGCTGAGCTCCAATCCGGGCACCCCTGCTTAAGCCCAAAATGGACATTGACCTCAGCTTTTAGGCATCAAATGTATCAGGAAGTCTCCAGTTTGTTTTTACCTCTGGAAATATATCTGAAATCCATGTACCCCAGTCTACCCCCTCATACCTTTCTGCCACCATGCAAATCCAGGGCTCCGTTGTCTGTCCCcactttcctcctgcctctccagAAATTTCTCCTCATGGCTGTTCAAAGAAAATCTAGACTCCTCAGCACAGCCaacctgtctctctctccctccctcaccatAGAAGAGAACCAAGTGCGGGATGTGGGCTTTTCATGGGCATCTGTTTTGAGGAAAAAGGTTGTAAatgtttttctcatattttcataGCATTAGGAATGGTACCACCTCCTGAAAATGTCAGAATGAATTCTGTTAATTTCAAGAACATTCTACAGTGGGAGTCACCTGCTTTTGCCAAAGGGAACCTGACTTTCACAGCTCAGTACCTAAGGTGGGTCTGGCCTCACTATTGGCAGGAACGCACCAGAGGAGTCGGCCCTGGGCTGGTTACTGGGCTGGGCCACAGGAGGAAGGGAGTCTGACTACCGTCACCATGTGACTGTGACAGCCCTCAGGGAGCCTCCCTGCCAGCTTTTTTCTGTCTGGGAAATTCTGGTGGCCACCTTTCCTCTTTTAGGTTTTGTGGTTGTGATGGTTGGTGATTTGAATGTTGATCACAGGGCTGCTGGCAGATATAGACATGTTATGTGTATGTAGATATAGTCAGCCATAGTGGTAACCTCATGCTGTGCAGATCCTAGCTTGTTTGTCACagttgatatattttaaaagaaaaataccactGCTGTCATCTCCAGGTATGAGTAGTATTGCTAGAAGTCAACAATGTTGAGTGGATGCTACCCAAGAAACTGAGATATGCAAAGCAGTCAGGAAGCCCCTTGCTACCATATATCACCTGTTCCCCGACGGATTATAGCATCATGCCTCAGTGCTGTGCGATGCACATAATTTGCATAATGAGCACTCAGTTTCTCCGTGGTTTCGTCCTGAAATTAAAAGTAAGACAGCTACTGACTGTTAAAAGCCCCATTCTCTGCCAACAGCAGGCGCCGTGAAGTAAGAGTGAGTGTCACCCTAGACGGTCATCTCAGCAGCGATCTGAACACCCTCTACCTCTCCTGCCTATCAATGTTTCCCTATGCCTGGCAAAGGAAGTCAGTGCCAGCACTCCCTTGGCAGCCTGCCACCATACGCCACATGC
The nucleotide sequence above comes from Macaca nemestrina isolate mMacNem1 chromosome 4, mMacNem.hap1, whole genome shotgun sequence. Encoded proteins:
- the LOC105472707 gene encoding interferon alpha/beta receptor 2 isoform X1, which codes for MPRTPDTCHCKICKSQEKTLKIAKMLLSQNAFIFRPLNLFLMVCISLVFGISHDLPDYTSESCTFKISLRNFRSILSWELKNHSIVATHYKLLYTIMSKPEDLKIVKNCANTTRSFCDLTDEWRSTHEAYVTSLEGFSGNTTLFNCSHNFWLDIDMSFEPPEFEIVGFTNHINVIVKFPSIVEEELQFDLSLVIEEQSEGIVKKHKPTIKGNMSGNFTYIIDKLIPNTNYCVSVYFEHNDEQAVIKSPLKCTLLPPGQESESAESAKVGGIITVFLIVLVLISTIVTLKWIGYICLRNSLPKVLNFHNFLACPFPNLPPLEAMDIVEVIYINRKKKVWDYNYDDESDSDTEAALRTSGGGYTMHGLTVRPLGQTSATSTESQFTDPDSEEEPDLPEVDVELPTTPKCSPQRLELLSAPCERRESPLQDPFPEEDYSSTEGSGGRITFNVDLNSVFLRVLDDEDSDDLEEAPLMVSSHPEEMVDPEDPDNVQSSHLLASGEGTQPTFPSPSSEGLQSEDAPSDQSDTSESDVDLGDGYIMR
- the LOC105472707 gene encoding interferon alpha/beta receptor 2 isoform X2, whose protein sequence is MLLSQNAFIFRPLNLFLMVCISLVFGISHDLPDYTSESCTFKISLRNFRSILSWELKNHSIVATHYKLLYTIMSKPEDLKIVKNCANTTRSFCDLTDEWRSTHEAYVTSLEGFSGNTTLFNCSHNFWLDIDMSFEPPEFEIVGFTNHINVIVKFPSIVEEELQFDLSLVIEEQSEGIVKKHKPTIKGNMSGNFTYIIDKLIPNTNYCVSVYFEHNDEQAVIKSPLKCTLLPPGQESESAESAKVGGIITVFLIVLVLISTIVTLKWIGYICLRNSLPKVLNFHNFLACPFPNLPPLEAMDIVEVIYINRKKKVWDYNYDDESDSDTEAALRTSGGGYTMHGLTVRPLGQTSATSTESQFTDPDSEEEPDLPEVDVELPTTPKCSPQRLELLSAPCERRESPLQDPFPEEDYSSTEGSGGRITFNVDLNSVFLRVLDDEDSDDLEEAPLMVSSHPEEMVDPEDPDNVQSSHLLASGEGTQPTFPSPSSEGLQSEDAPSDQSDTSESDVDLGDGYIMR